The sequence CCGGACTCATCGCCCTGGCCTTGCGGTCCTGAGACACTTCGGCGCCGGAGCAAGCCCTTTCCAGAAGGACCCGCCCCGGCGCCCTCCGACGCGGTGTGTGCGGGGAGCGACGCCGGAAGCGGGACGGGACATCCGTCCCCTTAAGAGGGATGCGACGCGTTCTCGGGTGCCCCTTCCGTGAAGAGGCCCAGGTAGAGGACCCGGGTGGTGCGTGCGGACAGCAGCAGCGCGGCCTGCTCCTCCTCGTTCGTCAGGGGACTTAGCAGTGACGTCAGTTCCTCCACATGCCTCTCATCCGCGGTGCCGTGCGCCTTCAAGAAGGTGACGGCCTTGCGGATGTTGGGAATGGTGTTGGCCGCGAGCATCCGCTTCACCGACTGGCTGGCGCGGTGCACGGACAGGTACTCCAGCACGTAGGCCGTGCCCAGGAACGCCTCGGGCCGTCCGCAGCGCGAGGTGAAGCGGTTCCAGGCGACATAGGCAGTGACTGCGGGGGTGGGCACCTGCCGCTCGACGCGCTCGGCCGGCCAACCCAGGTTCTTCAGGTCCGCCAGCAGCCAGCGCTCATGCCCGCGCTCCTCGTTGGACTTCTGCAGGAGCAGGTCCCCCAATTGGGGGTGCAGGCCCAGGCGCTTCATGCGCCGGCCCGCCTCGGCCAACAGCGGAGTGGTCCACCGCGCGTAGTGATACGTCTGGATCAGGTAGTGGACGTAGCGGTCCTTGCCAATGCTGCCATCGAAGAGCCGCCGCGCCTCGGGGTGCGCGTCCAACTCCTCGAGCAGCGTGCGCGCTTCGTGCTCCAGGGCGGTGGGCCAATTCATCATGAAGGGGGATTCGGTGTGCGAGTTCATGGACGTCTCCTGTTCGGGCCCCGGGATGGGGGACCGTGGGTGTGGATGTGAAGTGGGTGGGAAAGGGTGATTCGGAAGCCAGCGGCGCGGTTCAGCTGCGCGAGGTGCGGGCGGTCAGCTTGTCGAAGAACTTCCGCGTGCTGGCGGGAACATCATGGAGCGCCGCGACGAGTGGCAGGGAGAAGCGGCGGAAGCACGCGTCGTAGAGAGGCTCGGCGATGAAACGCGCCCCCAGCTTGCCGGAGAAGAGCGACAACACCCGGGGGAGGCACAGTCCTTCGAACTGTCCCTGTCGAGCGCGCTCCCTCTCCTCTGGGGTGTAGATGGGCGCGGCCGGTGCCTCCGGGGGCTTGGGGTAGGCGAGCGTCCGCGCACGCCACTGGGGGCTCAGCAGGCCCTGGTGGGCCGCCACTTGGAAGAGGATGCGCGCGTCCTCGGCCGAGTCCGTCTCCGTGTTCGCGGAGGCGATCCAGTGCGTCACTCCCCGGCGGCGGCTCTCCTGATGGAGCCCGGCGTACAGCCACATGAGGACCGCGGAGTGGCGCCAGTCCTTGAGGATGCAGAAGCGGGTGGTCTCGGCGAACACCCTGCCCGGACCCTCCAGGTCCGACAGGTCCACCTTGCTCTCCAGATCAATGCCCAGCCGGCCTCCGGTGGCGCGGGCCACCTCGGGGTTGGGCAGCAACAGGCGGGTGGTGGCCACGGGCACGCCATCCGCGTAGACGATGACGTGGGCGGTGGTCGCCAGCGTGTCGAAGCCATTGTTCTCCCGGGGCACCGCATAGGCCGGGCGCTTGAGCAGTTCCAATTCCGTACCGAAGACCTCCCAGCGCACGCGCAGCGCATCATCGAGCTGCTGCTGGGTGGTGGCGATGTGGCAAGTCAGTGTTGTCATGAACGCCTCCTGACGGCCCGGCGTCGTGCCGTGCCTTCAGGAAAATGTTCGTGGCCAGAGGCTCGAGTTCGCCGAGGCCTTCAGTTTTTCGGGCGGATAGGACGGGACGGGTAGTGTTTGTCAACCCCCCTAACAGGGTAGAGGCGTCGATCTCCCGAATGCTCCACCCTTGAACATCACCCGTGAGGTTCTGTCGAACTCCACCGCGCTGCACCGAAGAACCGGGTGAGATGCATTGACTGCATGGGCGACCAGTCCTGGCGAGGAGAGGGGATGCGCAATCCATCAGCGGAAGAGGAAATGGTCTTGCACCAACGGCTCCTGGAGCGCGATCCGTTGGCCTACTTCGACGTCTTCCCCATGTACATGGAGCGGCTCGCGAAGAAGCTGGAGGGGCTTGGCTACGACGTCGATATTGCCCGCGATGCCGCCCTCGAGGCGGTCTTGGCCTACCGCAAGGCGCCGGAGCGCTACGATCCCAAGAAGGTGCACCCGTTCACATACCTTATGGTGTTGGCCAAAAATAAGGCGGTGGACCGGTGGCGCTCCGTCCAGGCACAGGCCCAACGAAATAAAAAGCAGGGCGATGTCGAACTCTTGCTGAGGACTCCGAACGATCCCGTGGAGAGGATGGAGACCTACGTGAGGGTACGTCAGCTCGTGGATTTGCTAGAAAAAGGGGGAATTCTGAACGAGCGGGATCAGGCCATCCTCCGGCTTTTCCTGATGGGGGAAAGCTCAACCGAGGAGAAGGCGAAGGTGTTGCGGTTGCCCCCAATGTCCAAAGAGGACAGGAAATTGGAGGTGAAGCGGCACCAGGACCGCATCATGAAGTTGCTGGAGCGTTGGTTTCGGAAGGAGGATCCAGA comes from Hyalangium minutum and encodes:
- a CDS encoding GNAT family N-acetyltransferase, coding for MTTLTCHIATTQQQLDDALRVRWEVFGTELELLKRPAYAVPRENNGFDTLATTAHVIVYADGVPVATTRLLLPNPEVARATGGRLGIDLESKVDLSDLEGPGRVFAETTRFCILKDWRHSAVLMWLYAGLHQESRRRGVTHWIASANTETDSAEDARILFQVAAHQGLLSPQWRARTLAYPKPPEAPAAPIYTPEERERARQGQFEGLCLPRVLSLFSGKLGARFIAEPLYDACFRRFSLPLVAALHDVPASTRKFFDKLTARTSRS
- a CDS encoding iron-containing redox enzyme family protein — translated: MNSHTESPFMMNWPTALEHEARTLLEELDAHPEARRLFDGSIGKDRYVHYLIQTYHYARWTTPLLAEAGRRMKRLGLHPQLGDLLLQKSNEERGHERWLLADLKNLGWPAERVERQVPTPAVTAYVAWNRFTSRCGRPEAFLGTAYVLEYLSVHRASQSVKRMLAANTIPNIRKAVTFLKAHGTADERHVEELTSLLSPLTNEEEQAALLLSARTTRVLYLGLFTEGAPENASHPS
- a CDS encoding RNA polymerase sigma factor; this translates as MRNPSAEEEMVLHQRLLERDPLAYFDVFPMYMERLAKKLEGLGYDVDIARDAALEAVLAYRKAPERYDPKKVHPFTYLMVLAKNKAVDRWRSVQAQAQRNKKQGDVELLLRTPNDPVERMETYVRVRQLVDLLEKGGILNERDQAILRLFLMGESSTEEKAKVLRLPPMSKEDRKLEVKRHQDRIMKLLERWFRKEDPDDDP